A stretch of DNA from Paracoccus methylovorus:
GGGGGCGAAGCCCCCTTGCGCCTCTACAGCTCGCGCTTGATCGCTTCGGCGAGGTCGGTCTTTTCCCATGAGAATCCCCCGTCGGCGTCGGGTGCGCGCCCGAAATGGCCATATGCGGCGGTGCGGCGATAGATCGGGCGGCAGAGCGCCAGATGGTCGCGGATTCCGCGCGGCGTCAGGTCCATGGCGCGCGAGACGGCGCGTTCGATCTCTGCCTCGGGGATCTCGCTGGTGCCGAAAGTATCGGCATAGATGGACAGGGGCTTTGCCACGCCGATGGCATAGGAAAGCTGGATCACGCAGCGTTTGGCGAGGCCTGCGGCAACGACGTTCTTGGCCAGATAGCGTGCGGCATAGGCCGCCGAGCGGTCCACCTTGGTCGGGTCTTTGCCCGAGAAGGCGCCGCCGCCATGCGGGGCTGCGCCGCCATAGGTATCGACGATGATCTTGCGTCCCGTCAGCCCGGCGTCTCCATCCGGTCCGCCGATTACGAAAGTCCCCGTCGGGTTCACCCACCATTCGGTGTTCTCGGTCAGCCAGTCCGTGGGCAGGACCTCGCGGATATAGGGTTCAACGATGGCGCGGATGTCGTCGGAGGTCTGGCTTTCGTCCTTATGCTGGTGCGACAGCACCAGGCTGGTGATCTCGACCGGCTTGCCGTTTTCGTAGCGCAGGCTCAGTTGCGATTTTGCATCCGGGCCCAGTGACGGGGCGTCGCCGGATTTGCGCGCTTCGGCCAGACGGCGCAGGATCGCGTGGGAATACTGGATCGGTGCGGGCATGAGTTCCGGCGTCTCATCGACCGCATAGCCGAACATGATGCCCTGGTCGCCGGCACCGTCGCGGTCCACACCCTGGCTGATATGGGCGGATTGCTCGTGCAGGAAGTTGTGAACGTGACAGGTGTTCCAATGGAACTTTTCCTGCTCATAGCCGATGTCGCGGATGGTGCTGCGGGCGATATGGCCGATGCGGTCCATATATTCGCCAAGCTTTTTCTTGTCGCTTAGCCCGATCTCGCCGCCGATGACCACGGTGCCGGTGGTCGCAAATGTCTCGCAGGCGACGCGGGCGGCCGGGTCCTCGGCCAGAAGCGCGTCCAGCACCGCATCCGATATCTGGTCGCATAATTTGTCGGGGTGCCCCTCGGATACGGATTCCGAGGTGAACACGTAGTTCTGTCTGGCCATGAAATGCTCCGTTGAAATGACGCCGCCACGCCAGGAAGCCGTTGTGGCGGTCAAGCAGAAGCGTTAGTGGACGCGCCCGCCGCCGTCAACTGCGCAACTTGGTGCGGGGTCTTGCCGCGACGCACAGGAAGACGGCCAACGCCAGCGCCACGGCCGGCCAATCGCCCCAACGCGACCATGGTGTCGGCGGCAGCGCGCCGGGCAGTGCCGCGTCGATGCGGCCGGCTTGGTTCATTCCCAACATGGCGCGGGGCGTCCCGCGTGCGTCGATTACGGCCGAGACACCGGTATTGGCTGCTCGCATCAGCGGCAGGCCCGATTCGATGGCGCGCAACCGGGCTTGTGCCAGATGCTGCCATGGGCCCGAGATCTGGCCGAACCAGGCATCGTTGGTCACCTGCAGCAGCCATGCGGGCCGGTTTTCTCCGGAAATCAGATGATAAGAAAAGACGGCCTCGTAGCAGATCAGCGGCTGCATCGGCGGCAGGCCGGACAGGTGCATGACTTGCGCCCCAGGTCCGGCGGAATAGCCAAAGCCGTGTTGAGCGGCGAAGGCACGGATGCCAAACCGCGCCATCATGTCGCCCCAAGGCGTGTATTCGCCAAAGGGAACGAGGTGGAATTTGTCGTAGATCGGTCCGATGCCTTGGTCGGTAAATTCGGTCAGGCTGTTGAAATAGCGGCTGCCCTCAACCCTCTGGATACCAAGGATCACCGGAGCGCCGACGTAGGCCGCGATATCCTGCGGGGCGGTGCCCGATTGTTCTAGCAGGAAGTTCACCGCCGTTTCGGGCCAGATCACCGCGTCGGGTGGCGGCATGCCCGGGTCGCGCGCGGTTGAAAGATCAAGCATGCGGCGAAAAAAGACCTCGGACCAATAGGGGTCCCATTTCAGGGCCTGTGTCGCGTCGGGTTGGATCAGCCGCAGGCGCGGGCCGGTATCGGGCGGAAGCGGCTGGGCCAAACGCGCAAGCCCCGCGCTCCACGCGGTAGCGACGACCAATACCGCCAGGACCGTGCCCGGTAGCGCAGGAAAACGGCCCGGGCGGCGGAAGGCCAGCGGCAGGGCGGCGCAAAGCATGGTCAGACCCGACAGCCCGATGGCGCCAAGGGTTGCCGCTGTCTGTCCTGCAGGGGTGTCGATCCAGATATGGCCGGTCAGAGCCCAGGGCAGGCCGGTGAAAATCCAGCCTCGGATCCAGTCGGACAGCACGATCAGTGCCGCGAACCCAATCCCTTGCCGGGGAAATCCAGGAGCGAGCCGGGCGGCAAGCCAGGCGGGGATGGTCCAGAACAATGCCCCGCCAGCGGCCATAAGAACCAAGGCGAAGGGGCCCATCCAGCCGTAGATATCTGCCTCGACCAGAAAGGGCTCGACGATCCAAGACATGGCCAGGGCAAAATAACCCAGCCCGGCAGCAAAAGCGTGCCAAGCCGTGCGGCGCGGCGTTTCGGCGCAAGCGACGCGATGGCAGAGCAGGGCCAGCGCCAACAGGCTCAGTGGCCACAGATTCCATGGCGCTTGACCCAGTGCCGCTGCTGCCCCCAGCCCGGCATCAAAAACGAGGGTGACCCAGAAGGGACGCCCACCTCGCGATGATGACGTGAGGGCCGGAGGGGCCATGAAAGCGGCTCAGGCTCCTGTGGCGGTGTCGTCCGATCCGGGCGCGGGTTCGGCACCGGAGGCTTCGGTTGTGGCGGCTTCTGCTGCGACCGGCTTGGCCCGGGGCTTGCGCGGGGCACGAGGCTTGGCTGGCTTTGCTGCCGTCTTTCGTGCCGGTTTGGCGGCGGGAGCGGGTTCGGCAGGCGTCTCTTCTGCACTGGACTCGGCGCTATCTGCAGCGGGTGCCTGGGGTTCGGAGGGCGCTTCGGCGGCGGCTTCGACAGCTTCGACCTTGGCCTTGGGCGTGCGCGGCTTGCGCTTGCGCACCGGCTTTTCCTTGGCCTCGGGTTCGGCTGTTGCCACGGTTTCCGGGGCAGGCTCGGCTGAGGCGGAAGGCTTGGGGGCAGGCTGAGGCGCGGATTCAGGCTCGACCGCAGGCGGAATAGCGGGCTCCGCCACGGACCCGGGCGAAGGCTGGGCCTCGGCAACCGGCGCCTGCTGGTTCTCCGCCGTGACCTCGGTTAGGGGTTCGGCAACCGGCTCGGCCGCTACGGGCTGGGTAGAGCGTGCAGGCCCCCTGGCCGGTCTGCGCTGGGACTGCTTGGCAGGAGTCGGCTTGGCCGGTTCGGCTGCTACCACCTCGCGCGGGGTTTCCGCGATGGTTTCCTCGGCGGGTTCGGTGAAGCCGGGGCGGAAGGTGCGGGTCAGGAACTCTGGCACATGATCGCCCATGCCCATGACGGGGTGGCGGTCGCCGCGGCGA
This window harbors:
- the lnt gene encoding apolipoprotein N-acyltransferase — translated: MAPPALTSSSRGGRPFWVTLVFDAGLGAAAALGQAPWNLWPLSLLALALLCHRVACAETPRRTAWHAFAAGLGYFALAMSWIVEPFLVEADIYGWMGPFALVLMAAGGALFWTIPAWLAARLAPGFPRQGIGFAALIVLSDWIRGWIFTGLPWALTGHIWIDTPAGQTAATLGAIGLSGLTMLCAALPLAFRRPGRFPALPGTVLAVLVVATAWSAGLARLAQPLPPDTGPRLRLIQPDATQALKWDPYWSEVFFRRMLDLSTARDPGMPPPDAVIWPETAVNFLLEQSGTAPQDIAAYVGAPVILGIQRVEGSRYFNSLTEFTDQGIGPIYDKFHLVPFGEYTPWGDMMARFGIRAFAAQHGFGYSAGPGAQVMHLSGLPPMQPLICYEAVFSYHLISGENRPAWLLQVTNDAWFGQISGPWQHLAQARLRAIESGLPLMRAANTGVSAVIDARGTPRAMLGMNQAGRIDAALPGALPPTPWSRWGDWPAVALALAVFLCVAARPRTKLRS
- the metK gene encoding methionine adenosyltransferase, with the protein product MARQNYVFTSESVSEGHPDKLCDQISDAVLDALLAEDPAARVACETFATTGTVVIGGEIGLSDKKKLGEYMDRIGHIARSTIRDIGYEQEKFHWNTCHVHNFLHEQSAHISQGVDRDGAGDQGIMFGYAVDETPELMPAPIQYSHAILRRLAEARKSGDAPSLGPDAKSQLSLRYENGKPVEITSLVLSHQHKDESQTSDDIRAIVEPYIREVLPTDWLTENTEWWVNPTGTFVIGGPDGDAGLTGRKIIVDTYGGAAPHGGGAFSGKDPTKVDRSAAYAARYLAKNVVAAGLAKRCVIQLSYAIGVAKPLSIYADTFGTSEIPEAEIERAVSRAMDLTPRGIRDHLALCRPIYRRTAAYGHFGRAPDADGGFSWEKTDLAEAIKREL